The DNA window CGCCTCGGACACCTGCCGCGTCTTCCGTGATCCAGGCGGCCGCGGAGACTTCAGCGCCGTCGAACGCTTCCTGGCGCTGTTCTCCAGGATCGAGGCGGATGGAGGAGCCGAGTTCACCACCGTGCTCTCCGGCGCCGACTACCCCTCCCGACCCGTCCCGGAGTTCCTCGAAGCCCTGGACCGGTCGGGGGACGGCCTGCTGCACAACCATCGTGCGCTCGATCCCGCTGACAGCGACTGGGCCCAGCATGAGGCACGGCAGAGGTATCTCTATCGCTGGCGACCGGTCCGGCTGCTGGGTGCTTCCGCCTCCCCTCGGTGGCACTGGATCCATGCACTGAACTACGTCCAGCCCTACCTGCGGTTCAACGTCTCCTACGGCCCGCTGCGCGTGGGCACCTGGCGCGGCCGGCTGCCCGACGGGCTGCGCTGCCATGGAGGCTCGTCGTGGTTCAGCCTCTCGCGCCGGGCCGTCCAGCACCTGCTGACGGTGCGGAGCACTCGGGAGGATGTCGTCGAATGGGGCCGGACCAGCCTCGCCATCGACGAGAGCTTCATCCAGACAGTCCTGCTCAGCGCGGGAACCTTCCGCTTCGTCAACCACAACGGACGGTTCATCGAGTTCCCCGACGAGGGGTTCGGCCATCCCCGAGTCCTCACCGCGGACGACTTCTCAC is part of the Brachybacterium ginsengisoli genome and encodes:
- a CDS encoding beta-1,6-N-acetylglucosaminyltransferase; this translates as MTDTMHDRTARPAMRSAFAITSHADLPQLARLVRALTEGVDDVRVYISHDAAGVPGVESLASDTCRVFRDPGGRGDFSAVERFLALFSRIEADGGAEFTTVLSGADYPSRPVPEFLEALDRSGDGLLHNHRALDPADSDWAQHEARQRYLYRWRPVRLLGASASPRWHWIHALNYVQPYLRFNVSYGPLRVGTWRGRLPDGLRCHGGSSWFSLSRRAVQHLLTVRSTREDVVEWGRTSLAIDESFIQTVLLSAGTFRFVNHNGRFIEFPDEGFGHPRVLTADDFSRIEESGAFFVRKVDSDDSAELLDMLDVRRLRTSPA